One genomic window of Devosia salina includes the following:
- a CDS encoding sensor histidine kinase, with the protein MVESDVPRGAQAPLRRGRPIAVYLIALVLVILIPALIAALVLLNSTSAAQQKVLAALTNTTVQAMGHSVDREIAGMATTLRVLSTSQSLLDGDLASFHDRALSALAGTGSYLIAVDETYTQLLNTRVAFGTPLDVSSDAETAARALERGVATISPLFFGQVAQAYVFNVWLPVSDAGRVKLVTMTQNARNLVPSLQSRQLPEGWHAALVDSHNAIIAATSDAALDIGDILPIRQASTDVPGDVWVEEELNREPVVTAEWRSGYTGWRIIAWASAAQVQKPLQESVVKLGVWGLVIALLASAVAAMIARRIGGSVKGLQMDAIRLGRGEAVYPRSYPIAEIAEVSRALAEASEQRQIADRDIRFLMRELAHRSKNQMAVIAAMAKQTARGATDISSYVSALERRIMGLARSTDLLLAHGRAGVMLGELVNQQLAPFRPPEADRVTISGPDLRVNPQGAQILGMALHELATNATRYGAFAEAEGRLELRWQAGPEALSMRWREHLGRPLVVGERSGFGTIVLRTMVGGALGAQVDRVTHEDGVEWLFEVPLSALDPDFAAARPDEPASSQ; encoded by the coding sequence ATGGTGGAGTCTGATGTCCCGAGGGGGGCACAAGCACCGCTGCGGCGCGGCAGGCCCATTGCGGTCTATCTGATCGCGCTGGTGCTCGTCATTCTCATTCCCGCGCTGATCGCGGCATTGGTGCTGCTCAACAGCACCAGTGCGGCCCAGCAAAAGGTGCTGGCGGCCCTGACCAATACGACAGTGCAGGCCATGGGCCACTCCGTCGATCGGGAAATCGCCGGCATGGCCACCACCTTGAGGGTGCTGTCCACGAGCCAGTCGCTGCTGGATGGCGATCTCGCTTCGTTTCACGACCGCGCCCTCAGCGCGCTGGCGGGAACCGGATCCTATCTGATTGCGGTAGACGAGACTTACACGCAATTGCTCAACACCCGCGTGGCATTCGGCACGCCGCTGGACGTCAGCTCGGATGCCGAGACGGCGGCGCGCGCCCTGGAGCGGGGCGTGGCGACCATTTCACCCCTGTTCTTCGGTCAGGTCGCGCAGGCCTATGTGTTCAATGTCTGGCTTCCGGTGAGCGATGCCGGCCGGGTCAAGCTGGTCACCATGACGCAGAACGCGCGCAATCTGGTGCCATCGCTGCAATCGCGGCAATTGCCGGAGGGCTGGCACGCCGCGCTCGTGGACAGCCACAACGCCATCATCGCCGCAACCAGCGACGCGGCCCTCGACATCGGCGACATCCTGCCGATCCGGCAGGCAAGCACGGATGTGCCGGGCGATGTGTGGGTTGAGGAAGAACTCAATAGGGAGCCGGTGGTGACGGCCGAATGGCGCTCGGGCTATACCGGCTGGCGCATCATCGCCTGGGCCTCGGCGGCCCAGGTGCAGAAGCCCTTGCAGGAATCGGTGGTCAAGCTGGGGGTCTGGGGCCTGGTAATCGCGCTGCTCGCCTCCGCAGTCGCGGCCATGATCGCCAGGCGCATCGGCGGCTCGGTCAAGGGCCTGCAGATGGATGCAATCCGGCTCGGGCGCGGCGAAGCGGTCTATCCCCGAAGCTATCCGATCGCGGAAATCGCGGAAGTCTCGCGGGCTCTCGCCGAAGCCTCCGAGCAAAGGCAGATTGCCGACCGCGACATCCGGTTCCTGATGCGCGAACTGGCCCATCGCTCGAAGAACCAGATGGCGGTGATTGCTGCCATGGCCAAGCAGACGGCGCGGGGCGCCACCGATATTTCCAGCTATGTCTCGGCGCTGGAGCGCCGCATCATGGGGCTGGCGCGCTCCACGGACCTGCTGCTGGCCCATGGCCGCGCCGGCGTCATGCTGGGCGAGCTGGTCAACCAGCAACTCGCGCCCTTCCGCCCGCCCGAAGCCGATCGCGTGACCATTTCGGGGCCGGATCTGCGCGTCAACCCGCAAGGGGCGCAGATCCTGGGCATGGCGCTGCATGAACTGGCCACCAATGCCACCCGCTATGGCGCCTTTGCCGAGGCCGAAGGACGGCTCGAGCTCCGCTGGCAGGCCGGGCCGGAGGCGCTGTCCATGCGCTGGCGCGAGCATCTGGGCCGGCCCCTGGTGGTGGGCGAGCGCTCGGGCTTCGGCACCATCGTGCTGCGCACCATGGTGGGCGGCGCGCTGGGCGCCCAGGTCGACCGGGTGACCCATGAGGACGGGGTGGAATGGCTGTTCGAGGTGCCGCTCTCGGCGCTCGATCCGGATTTTGCCGCGGCCCGTCCGGACGAGCCGGCCTCCAGCCAATAA
- the miaB gene encoding tRNA (N6-isopentenyl adenosine(37)-C2)-methylthiotransferase MiaB: protein MTKTETVPQTAPKRVFIKTYGCQMNVYDSDRMADALAPHGYMPTQEIGEADLVLLNTCHIREKASEKVFSELGRLKELQGEKRASGGDMMIGVAGCVAQAEGEEIARRAPVVDLVFGPQAYHRLPDMLEKAEANRHMHPALKRAVIDTDFPEEDKFEHLPAAKKEVTIKRGLTAFLTVQEGCDKFCSFCVVPYTRGAEVSRPVAQVLAEARGLVEAGVKEITLLGQNVNAYHGIDAAGRDVGLGELAFLLAEIPGLERLRYTTSHPRDMDDALIAAHRDLPLLMPYLHLPVQSGSDRILKAMNRKHTAAEYLALIERIKTARPDMALSGDFIVGFPGETDQDFEDTLSIIRETGYASAYSFKYSARPGTPGANLTDQIAEEVKTERLYRLQELVNQQTADFHASCVGKTLPVLIEREGRMPGQVGGRSPYLQAVHLDGSPDLIGAIHEVEIVGTSTNSLVGRLKQAVAA, encoded by the coding sequence ATGACCAAGACCGAAACCGTGCCCCAGACTGCGCCCAAACGCGTCTTCATCAAGACCTATGGCTGTCAGATGAACGTCTATGACAGCGATCGCATGGCCGACGCGCTGGCGCCGCACGGCTATATGCCGACGCAGGAAATCGGCGAGGCGGACCTGGTGCTGCTCAACACCTGCCATATCCGTGAAAAGGCCAGCGAAAAGGTGTTTTCCGAGCTCGGAAGGCTCAAGGAATTGCAGGGCGAAAAGCGCGCTTCGGGCGGCGACATGATGATCGGCGTAGCCGGCTGCGTCGCCCAGGCCGAAGGCGAGGAAATTGCGCGCCGCGCGCCGGTGGTCGACCTGGTCTTCGGGCCGCAGGCCTATCATCGCCTGCCCGACATGCTGGAAAAGGCCGAGGCCAACCGGCACATGCATCCCGCGCTCAAGCGCGCCGTGATCGACACCGACTTCCCCGAGGAAGACAAGTTCGAGCATCTGCCGGCGGCGAAGAAGGAAGTGACCATCAAGCGTGGTCTGACCGCTTTTCTCACCGTGCAGGAAGGCTGCGACAAGTTCTGTTCCTTCTGCGTGGTGCCCTATACCCGTGGCGCCGAGGTCAGCCGTCCGGTAGCCCAGGTTCTGGCTGAAGCGCGGGGCCTTGTCGAGGCTGGGGTGAAGGAAATCACCCTGCTCGGCCAGAACGTCAACGCCTATCACGGCATCGACGCTGCCGGCCGCGATGTGGGGCTGGGGGAACTGGCTTTCCTCCTCGCCGAAATCCCAGGCCTCGAACGCCTGCGCTACACCACCAGCCATCCGCGTGACATGGATGACGCGCTGATCGCCGCCCATCGCGACCTGCCTCTGCTCATGCCCTATCTGCACCTGCCGGTGCAGTCCGGTTCGGACCGGATTCTGAAGGCCATGAACCGCAAGCATACGGCCGCCGAATATCTTGCGCTGATCGAGCGCATCAAGACCGCGCGCCCCGACATGGCGCTGTCGGGCGATTTCATCGTCGGCTTCCCCGGCGAGACCGACCAGGATTTTGAGGATACGCTGAGCATCATCCGCGAAACCGGCTATGCCTCGGCCTATTCCTTCAAGTATTCCGCCCGCCCCGGCACGCCGGGCGCCAATCTCACCGACCAGATCGCCGAAGAGGTCAAGACCGAGCGCCTCTATCGCCTGCAGGAATTGGTCAACCAGCAGACCGCCGACTTCCACGCCTCCTGCGTGGGCAAGACGCTGCCGGTGCTGATCGAGCGCGAGGGCCGCATGCCGGGCCAGGTCGGTGGCCGCTCGCCCTATCTCCAGGCCGTGCATCTGGATGGTTCGCCCGACCTCATCGGCGCCATCCATGAGGTGGAGATTGTCGGCACCAGCACCAATTCGCTGGTCGGGCGGCTGAAGCAGGCCGTGGCGGCTTAG
- a CDS encoding helix-turn-helix domain-containing protein, translated as MKNETIVLPADPNDPEDFDVTAQGLERGQRARLIRKTRTDLGLSQTEFATRFRVPVGTLRDWEQARVTAPDFAVAYVKVIGRHPEMVAQAVA; from the coding sequence ATGAAGAACGAAACTATAGTGCTGCCGGCTGATCCCAACGATCCCGAGGACTTCGACGTCACGGCCCAGGGATTAGAGCGTGGCCAGCGCGCCCGCCTGATCCGCAAGACGCGGACCGATCTGGGTCTGTCCCAGACTGAATTTGCCACCCGCTTCCGCGTGCCAGTTGGCACCTTGCGGGACTGGGAACAGGCGCGGGTCACGGCGCCTGATTTTGCCGTGGCCTATGTGAAGGTGATCGGGCGGCATCCTGAAATGGTGGCGCAGGCGGTGGCCTAG
- a CDS encoding BrnT family toxin: MTSDRFDPTKDAINLAKHGVSLAFGDRIFEDESHMIMPSIREIDGEERFKVVGLVGGKLFTGVFVWRVDLPRFMSVRRSNRNEERNYSAAG; the protein is encoded by the coding sequence ATGACGTCTGACAGGTTCGACCCCACCAAGGACGCGATCAACCTTGCCAAGCATGGGGTGTCACTGGCCTTTGGCGATCGAATTTTCGAGGACGAAAGCCACATGATTATGCCCTCGATCCGCGAAATAGACGGCGAAGAGCGGTTCAAGGTGGTGGGCCTGGTTGGCGGCAAGTTGTTTACCGGGGTCTTTGTCTGGAGAGTCGACCTGCCCCGCTTCATGTCGGTGCGAAGGAGCAACAGGAATGAAGAACGAAACTATAGTGCTGCCGGCTGA
- a CDS encoding PhoH family protein, whose amino-acid sequence MPPTADNALASQLELAFEDNRLAAQLYGDFDQNLALIEQRLAVSATPRGNHVLLKGAASKVDQARRVLESLYAGLEEGRAIDIADVDAVIRMIETEDSQLTLPTLERKGKVRMAQIATRKSTIVARTPAQDAYMRAMERSELVFGTGPAGTGKTYLAVAHAASLLERGDINRIILSRPAVEAGERLGFLPGDMKEKVDPYLRPLYDALYDMMKPENVERCITSGIIEVAPLAFMRGRTLSNAVVILDEAQNTTSMQMKMFLTRLGENSKMIVTGDPTQVDLPRGEKSGLVEAVSLLDGVEGVHVSRFGDKDVVRHALVGRIVRAYEADTARRLAQKDGDKEGLARTLGIAPRS is encoded by the coding sequence TTGCCACCCACCGCCGATAACGCCCTCGCATCGCAACTCGAACTCGCCTTTGAAGACAATCGCCTGGCTGCCCAGCTTTATGGCGATTTCGACCAGAACCTCGCCCTCATCGAACAGCGCCTTGCCGTCAGCGCCACGCCGCGCGGCAATCATGTGTTGCTCAAGGGTGCGGCATCCAAGGTCGATCAGGCGCGCCGGGTGCTGGAATCGCTCTATGCCGGCCTCGAAGAGGGCCGCGCCATCGACATTGCCGATGTCGATGCGGTCATCCGCATGATCGAGACCGAGGACAGCCAGCTCACCCTCCCAACGCTCGAGCGCAAGGGCAAGGTGCGCATGGCCCAGATCGCCACCCGCAAATCCACCATTGTCGCCCGCACCCCGGCGCAGGACGCCTATATGCGGGCCATGGAGCGGAGCGAGCTGGTCTTCGGCACCGGCCCGGCCGGTACCGGCAAGACCTATCTGGCCGTGGCCCATGCCGCGAGCCTGCTGGAGCGCGGCGACATCAACCGCATCATCCTTTCGCGGCCCGCCGTCGAGGCCGGCGAGCGCCTGGGGTTCCTTCCCGGCGACATGAAGGAAAAGGTCGACCCCTATCTGCGGCCGCTCTATGACGCGCTTTACGACATGATGAAGCCCGAAAATGTCGAGCGCTGCATCACCTCGGGCATTATCGAAGTGGCGCCGCTCGCCTTCATGCGCGGCCGGACCCTCTCCAATGCGGTGGTCATCCTCGACGAGGCGCAGAACACCACCTCCATGCAGATGAAAATGTTCCTCACCCGCCTGGGCGAGAACTCCAAGATGATCGTCACCGGCGACCCGACCCAGGTCGACCTGCCGCGCGGCGAGAAATCGGGCCTGGTCGAGGCCGTCAGCCTGCTCGATGGGGTCGAGGGGGTCCATGTGTCCCGCTTCGGCGACAAGGACGTGGTGCGCCATGCGCTTGTCGGCCGCATCGTTCGGGCCTATGAGGCAGACACTGCACGACGTCTGGCTCAGAAGGACGGCGACAAGGAAGGGCTGGCGCGTACACTGGGCATTGCACCGCGAAGCTGA
- the ybeY gene encoding rRNA maturation RNase YbeY produces the protein MPVAPPLEIAVIRNAEGWPDHFDALAEKAVLAALAGAKPKIKGAAEISVLLTDDAEQRELNAQWRGKDSSTNVLSFPQIEPFDPVIGLLGDITLARETLEREAAELGKSLEDHFTHLMVHGFLHILGYDHLDEAEALQMEGLETQILAGLGIDDPYAD, from the coding sequence ATGCCGGTAGCCCCGCCCCTGGAAATCGCCGTCATCCGCAATGCGGAGGGCTGGCCCGATCATTTCGACGCCCTGGCCGAAAAGGCCGTGCTGGCGGCCTTGGCGGGCGCCAAGCCGAAGATCAAGGGCGCCGCCGAGATTTCGGTGCTGCTGACCGATGATGCCGAACAGCGCGAACTCAATGCGCAATGGCGCGGAAAAGACAGTTCGACCAATGTGTTGAGCTTTCCCCAGATCGAGCCTTTCGATCCGGTCATCGGCCTTCTGGGCGATATCACCCTGGCGCGTGAAACGCTCGAGCGCGAGGCCGCCGAGCTGGGCAAGAGCCTCGAGGATCATTTCACCCACCTTATGGTGCATGGATTTCTCCACATTTTGGGGTATGATCATCTCGATGAGGCCGAGGCCCTTCAAATGGAGGGGCTGGAAACCCAGATACTGGCAGGATTGGGGATTGATGACCCCTATGCCGATTGA
- a CDS encoding hemolysin family protein gives MARTTVSLRDDLQVALDDSRSPETADFSESERLILQNVLKLSKVSIDDVMVERSDIQAVPSDINLGTLLARFRQVGHSRLPVYEDGLDNIVGFIHIKDALQKITEPVTDPEKDVPVKLLSTALRQKIGKLGIMRTAMFVPTFMPAADLLQSMRASRTHMAIVVDEYGGTDGLVTIEDLLEAVVGEIEDEHDVTEAALIRKVGEDVFVANARAELEDVQAMIGPDFDPGEHAEDVDTIGGLVFDLAGHVPKRGERINGIKGFEFEVLAADSRRVKRLRIHRKRDQIVAIEPLAITDQRSLGEKLAAE, from the coding sequence ATGGCCCGGACCACGGTTTCCCTGCGCGATGATCTGCAGGTGGCGCTGGACGATAGCCGGAGCCCCGAAACCGCCGACTTCTCGGAAAGCGAGCGGCTGATCCTGCAGAATGTGCTCAAGCTCTCCAAGGTGTCGATCGACGACGTCATGGTCGAGCGTTCCGACATCCAAGCCGTGCCCTCCGACATCAATCTGGGCACGCTTCTGGCCCGCTTCCGCCAGGTCGGGCACTCGCGCCTGCCGGTCTATGAGGATGGCCTCGACAACATCGTGGGCTTCATCCACATCAAGGACGCGCTGCAAAAGATCACCGAGCCGGTGACCGACCCCGAAAAGGACGTGCCGGTCAAACTGCTCTCGACGGCCCTGAGGCAGAAGATCGGCAAGCTCGGCATCATGCGCACGGCCATGTTCGTGCCCACCTTCATGCCGGCGGCAGACCTCCTGCAATCCATGCGCGCCAGCCGCACCCACATGGCCATCGTGGTCGATGAATATGGCGGCACCGACGGGCTGGTCACCATCGAGGATCTGCTCGAAGCCGTTGTCGGCGAGATCGAGGACGAACACGACGTGACCGAGGCGGCGCTGATCCGCAAGGTCGGCGAGGATGTCTTTGTCGCCAATGCACGCGCCGAGCTCGAGGACGTCCAGGCCATGATCGGGCCGGATTTCGACCCCGGCGAACATGCCGAGGATGTCGATACCATTGGTGGCCTGGTCTTCGACCTGGCTGGCCACGTGCCCAAGCGCGGCGAGCGGATCAACGGCATCAAGGGTTTCGAGTTCGAAGTGCTGGCCGCCGACAGTCGCCGCGTCAAACGGCTCCGCATCCACCGCAAGCGCGACCAGATCGTTGCCATCGAACCGCTGGCCATCACCGACCAGCGCTCCCTCGGGGAAAAACTGGCGGCGGAATAG
- a CDS encoding FAD-binding and (Fe-S)-binding domain-containing protein, translated as MQQASFSSLQPHAPTPDRLAAGERVAARLKGQVRGAIHTDPLMTYAWSGDASSYRLIPAVVVFVNSEDDVRAVFKAARAEGLPVTFRAAGTSLSGQAVTDGVLAVLGDGWRRLDIHPGADQITLGPAIIVAEANRALKPFDRKIGPDPASQATCKIGGVVNNNSSGMCCGVAQNTYHTMARLRLVLTDGTALDSGNAASRDAFRVTHAGMLEALHQLHHEVMDDAELVALIRKKYRIKNTVGYSLNALVDYHDPLDILIHLMVGSEGTLGFVSEVTYNTVPEHPFKATGLIPFPDPQSAGRAIIEMANGGVQVTTGITAAEYIERRALATVEHLPPMAPLLPWLTETSPAVLIDVTAPDEATLLAEIAKTEELLRRHGATHIDLSRDEHRSHALWDIRKGFFTSGGAARPKGTSMLTEDVAAPIERLAEFVVDMRNLLDAHGYEDAIIFGHALAGNLHFQMSDNFAEDGAAEKFDRFNQELSELVSVRYGGSLKAEHGTGRAIAAFVEAEWGAKAYALMHRIKAIFDPEKLLNPGVLLNDDPKIHVKNLKVMPLSDELVDLCIECGFCEPACPSHHMTLTPRQRIAVTRERARLRATGEDPARLARFEADFQYAGMDTCAACNLCSLRCPVGIETGTMIMGERAKRRGSTAHSVARFAADHRGAVETMMRGGVALADAARTIIPAPAVEAMTETARRLTGKRVPRVSRALHHGPGAVKARDNRQDPRKSGFPVPIAQSGRSGIVYFPACPSRMFGAPKTSHGLLDTPAAMIALLERAGYEVIVPEHLNGQCCGQPFQSKGFPEQAAEVGGALKSDLSALSDAGRLPVVTDASTCAKHLKEFPGDAVVADSAQFLAEHVLPRLTITQRLQSVAVHHNCSAQRLFEQPMTEAIAAACAETVAVLSSITCCGYAGDKGLFVPELNAHATRRVGRDVPPGCELGVSTVSTCASGLTEHAGVPFVSLASLLEWASR; from the coding sequence ATGCAGCAAGCCTCTTTTTCGTCCCTACAGCCCCATGCTCCCACACCGGACCGTCTCGCCGCCGGCGAACGCGTTGCCGCCCGTCTCAAGGGCCAGGTGCGGGGCGCCATCCACACCGATCCGCTGATGACCTATGCCTGGAGCGGGGATGCCAGCTCCTACCGGCTGATCCCGGCGGTGGTGGTGTTCGTCAATTCCGAGGACGATGTGCGTGCCGTGTTCAAGGCGGCGCGGGCCGAGGGCCTGCCGGTGACCTTCCGGGCCGCCGGCACCTCGCTATCGGGCCAGGCGGTGACCGATGGCGTGCTGGCAGTGCTGGGCGATGGCTGGCGCAGGCTCGACATTCACCCGGGCGCCGACCAGATCACGCTGGGGCCGGCGATCATCGTGGCCGAGGCCAACAGGGCGCTGAAACCCTTTGACCGGAAGATCGGGCCCGATCCGGCCAGCCAGGCCACCTGCAAGATCGGCGGGGTGGTCAACAATAATTCATCGGGCATGTGCTGCGGGGTGGCGCAGAACACCTATCACACCATGGCGCGATTGCGCCTGGTGCTGACCGATGGCACGGCGCTGGACAGCGGCAATGCGGCCAGCCGCGACGCCTTCCGCGTGACCCATGCCGGCATGCTCGAGGCCCTGCACCAGCTGCATCACGAGGTGATGGACGACGCCGAGCTGGTGGCGCTGATCCGCAAGAAATACCGGATCAAGAATACGGTGGGCTATTCGCTCAATGCGCTGGTCGATTATCACGACCCGCTCGACATCCTGATCCACCTGATGGTCGGCTCGGAGGGGACGCTCGGCTTCGTCTCCGAGGTGACCTACAACACGGTGCCCGAGCACCCGTTCAAGGCGACGGGGCTCATCCCCTTCCCCGATCCGCAATCGGCGGGCCGGGCCATTATCGAAATGGCCAATGGCGGGGTGCAGGTGACCACCGGCATCACGGCGGCCGAATATATCGAGCGGCGGGCGCTGGCGACGGTCGAGCACCTGCCGCCCATGGCCCCGCTATTGCCCTGGCTGACCGAGACGTCGCCCGCCGTGCTCATCGACGTCACCGCGCCAGACGAGGCGACGCTGCTGGCCGAGATCGCCAAGACCGAAGAGCTGCTCAGGCGCCATGGGGCCACCCATATCGACCTCAGCCGCGACGAACATCGCAGCCATGCGCTTTGGGACATCCGCAAGGGCTTCTTCACCTCGGGCGGCGCCGCCCGGCCCAAGGGCACATCGATGCTGACCGAGGACGTCGCCGCGCCGATCGAGCGGCTGGCCGAGTTCGTGGTCGACATGCGCAACCTGCTCGACGCCCATGGCTATGAAGACGCGATCATTTTCGGGCATGCGCTGGCGGGCAATCTGCACTTCCAGATGAGCGACAATTTTGCCGAGGACGGGGCGGCCGAAAAATTCGACCGCTTCAACCAGGAGCTCTCGGAACTGGTCTCGGTGCGCTATGGCGGTTCGCTAAAGGCCGAGCACGGCACCGGCCGGGCCATTGCCGCCTTTGTCGAGGCGGAATGGGGCGCCAAGGCCTATGCGCTGATGCACCGGATCAAGGCCATCTTCGACCCCGAAAAGCTGCTCAATCCGGGCGTGCTGCTCAATGACGACCCCAAGATCCACGTCAAGAATCTCAAGGTCATGCCGCTTTCGGACGAGCTGGTGGACCTTTGCATCGAATGCGGGTTCTGCGAGCCGGCCTGCCCCAGCCACCACATGACGCTGACGCCGCGCCAGCGCATTGCCGTGACCCGCGAGCGGGCCCGGTTGCGCGCGACAGGCGAGGATCCGGCGCGGCTGGCCCGCTTCGAGGCCGATTTCCAATATGCCGGCATGGATACCTGCGCGGCGTGCAACCTCTGTTCCCTCAGATGCCCGGTGGGCATCGAGACCGGCACCATGATCATGGGCGAGCGCGCGAAGCGGCGCGGATCGACGGCCCATTCGGTGGCGCGGTTCGCGGCCGATCATCGCGGCGCGGTGGAAACGATGATGCGCGGCGGGGTGGCGCTGGCCGATGCGGCGCGTACGATCATCCCCGCGCCGGCGGTTGAAGCGATGACCGAGACGGCGCGTCGCCTGACAGGAAAGCGCGTGCCGCGGGTGTCGCGCGCGCTGCATCACGGCCCCGGCGCGGTCAAGGCCCGCGACAACCGGCAGGATCCGCGAAAGAGCGGCTTTCCGGTGCCCATTGCCCAGAGCGGGCGGTCCGGCATTGTCTATTTCCCGGCCTGCCCGAGCCGCATGTTCGGCGCGCCGAAAACCAGCCACGGCCTGCTCGATACGCCGGCAGCCATGATCGCCCTGCTCGAACGGGCCGGCTATGAGGTGATCGTGCCGGAGCACCTCAACGGCCAGTGCTGCGGGCAGCCCTTTCAATCGAAGGGGTTTCCGGAGCAGGCGGCCGAAGTGGGCGGGGCGCTGAAGTCCGACCTGTCAGCGCTCTCCGATGCCGGACGGTTGCCGGTGGTGACCGATGCTTCGACCTGTGCCAAGCATCTGAAGGAATTTCCCGGCGATGCGGTGGTGGCGGATTCAGCGCAGTTCCTGGCCGAGCATGTGCTGCCCAGGCTGACCATCACGCAGAGGCTGCAATCGGTGGCGGTGCATCACAATTGCTCGGCGCAGCGCCTGTTCGAGCAACCCATGACCGAAGCCATTGCCGCGGCCTGCGCCGAGACGGTTGCGGTGCTGTCCTCGATCACCTGTTGCGGCTATGCGGGCGACAAGGGGCTGTTCGTGCCCGAGCTCAACGCCCATGCCACGCGGCGGGTGGGCAGGGATGTGCCGCCGGGATGCGAACTGGGGGTCTCGACCGTCTCCACCTGCGCCTCGGGGCTGACCGAGCATGCCGGGGTGCCGTTCGTCAGCCTCGCAAGCCTGCTCGAATGGGCGAGCCGGTAG
- a CDS encoding LysR family transcriptional regulator, with amino-acid sequence MDKLLTQFLAVADAGSLSGAATALFVTQPTLSFNMNKLEQSVGAPLFERSSRGMQLTRYGETLYENARLMQRLYDNTLNAIAAQKRGTERGISIGSGYSWWTMFLRDMVIQYQREFPKAPVQISLGNQLRLMDQMLSGDISMFLAHEIDGLSGAIGTDFVPLTRVYNAFFVREDHPLLGRAHSLAEIDSYPIVISSLAESRHERFFDPARRRARVETVFDRTSVAFRTNSLAACVDYALATDAVLVHTHVMRDDFRRRGLFEVEQRDEPRRAVTGIYVLKERRGEERVEELIGRITVACQAVLPAWRQAEFATAD; translated from the coding sequence ATGGACAAGCTACTGACCCAATTCCTGGCCGTTGCCGATGCCGGCTCGCTGAGCGGGGCGGCCACTGCGCTGTTCGTCACCCAGCCGACGCTGAGCTTCAACATGAACAAACTCGAACAGAGCGTGGGGGCGCCGCTGTTCGAGCGCTCGTCACGCGGCATGCAGCTGACCCGCTATGGCGAAACGCTCTACGAGAACGCCCGGCTGATGCAGCGGCTCTACGATAATACGCTCAACGCCATCGCCGCCCAGAAGCGCGGCACCGAGCGGGGCATCTCCATCGGCTCGGGCTATTCGTGGTGGACCATGTTCCTGCGCGACATGGTCATCCAATATCAGCGCGAATTCCCCAAGGCGCCGGTGCAGATCAGCCTTGGCAACCAATTGCGGCTGATGGACCAGATGCTTTCGGGCGACATTTCCATGTTCCTGGCCCATGAGATCGACGGGCTGAGCGGCGCCATCGGCACCGATTTCGTCCCCCTCACCCGGGTCTACAATGCCTTTTTCGTGCGCGAGGACCATCCGCTGCTCGGCCGCGCCCACAGCCTTGCCGAGATCGACAGCTACCCGATCGTCATCAGCTCGCTGGCCGAGAGCCGGCATGAGCGGTTTTTCGATCCGGCGCGGCGGCGCGCGCGGGTGGAAACCGTGTTCGACCGGACCAGCGTCGCCTTCCGCACCAATTCGCTGGCGGCCTGCGTGGACTATGCGCTGGCCACCGATGCGGTGCTGGTGCACACCCATGTGATGCGCGACGATTTCCGCCGGCGAGGGTTGTTCGAGGTCGAACAGCGCGACGAGCCGCGGCGGGCAGTGACCGGCATCTATGTGCTCAAGGAAAGGCGGGGCGAAGAGCGGGTAGAGGAACTGATCGGACGCATCACGGTGGCCTGCCAGGCGGTGCTGCCGGCCTGGCGGCAGGCTGAATTTGCCACGGCGGATTGA